In Oreochromis aureus strain Israel breed Guangdong linkage group 6, ZZ_aureus, whole genome shotgun sequence, the genomic window CTGCTGCAAAACAAGGGTGCACAACGTAATTCATCACAAAGCTTACTGACGTCAGTTTCAGCTTTGTCTGACTCTGACAGCCTCAGAGTAAAGTCTCTGACAGAAAAAGATGAGTGAGATGAGTGAATATCACACGATTGACCTTGCTTGTCTTCACAACCACAGTGCTCTAGGCTTTGACCATCTTTGACTTGAGCTCCACCTTGGAAAGAGCTGATGAAATGAGCTTCCTGGTCTTTCACTTTGGGGTCATAAACCTGAGTTGCTTGGCTCCCAAATGCAGCTTCTTTTGAAGTGGGCTGCATACTTACTTGCTCATCTAAGTTGTCTTGACTTGATTCACGTGTAATTACATCCTCAGAGGTCCACAAGTTAGGATTTAACTCACTgcagaacaaaaagaaagataGGTCACAAAATCAGACTTTAATGATAAATGTGCGTCTCCGAGTCCTAATCTGACAagctaaaagggaaacacacCCAAAGAACTGCACCCAGTATATGACACAAAGAACAGACTGAAGCAGGATAGGACACTGTTCTGTTTCCCGAGGACAACTTGGTGGGAAACATTAAGCTTGAGAAAAGGAGTAGTTTAATCTGACATTGTGTTGCACTGCCAGTGCATTTTGCAGAGTCTGGAATCTTTTCAAATGAATAACTTACTGCGGGATCTCAAGCTCCTCCAATAGGTCACCATGCATGCTCTCTGAGTGGATCTGTCCAACAGGCTCTGCCCATGAAGGAATATCCAGTAGTGAAGCGACTGAGAGGTCCTCTTCTGAAACAGCTGGGGGTGGTCTGCGATCTGACTCCACTTTTCTCACAACTCTGGGGCTGTCTGCATCCTCTTGGACTGAAGATAAGGCTACTGACactaaaaacaatatatatatgtatatatatgaataaaagTATTCACACAGGGAGCTTGGTGTAAGATAGGGTTTTCAGTGTGCTAAGAAGTACAACTACCTTCACTGTGATCCAGTGTCTTCTCTATCTCTGCATAAGTTCTAGATGTTTGCTCTTGAACTGACTTGTTCATCTGGGTTTCAATAAGATGGACAATGTCCATGCGGTTGATCTTAGTCAGCCTCTTAATCAGACAGTCCTCTGTGGAAGAACCAATAATTTATTAATAGATGACTAGAGACATTCATTTCTATTacttaaaaactgaaaatataacatttgtattcaATTAGCGATTTGAATATGGGTCTACCAAATGCACAAATAATTTCATGAAAGGCATATCTGGCAAGACAAAATGCTATGGACCTGTGGCATGTTTGCCCTCACGTTCAACCCAGCGCTGCAGTAAAGCATGGCTCTGCTCTTGGAGGGAATTAGGATTCTCTGTTCTCACTAGCTGAATATCATCTTCACTGAATTCCAGTTCTCTTGCAAGTTCTTGAGAGGTGAAGAACAAATCAAATAACAAAAGAGCTGAATTATGTATAATATCATCTGTTCCTGATGATGAATAGTTgagttaaagttaaaataacATTTGAAAAATGCAGTAAATAAAGCCTCTGCCTAAAATATAGCCTCTTCCTAAAATACATtgcatatttaaaatttaaaatataaaacttaaaattaattGCATAATTTGACAGCTTACCAGTCCAGCTGAAGCCAAGAAGATCTGAAATGATAGCTAATGTCTCCTCTTTCCTGTCAGCATCTTCCTGCCAATcgactaaaaaaaaatgccaccATAGCCAAACATTAAATGTTAACAACTCCTGAAGTGAATAAAAATATACTGAGTAAATTTCTTTTTAGATATTGCAGGTATATGTTATGTGAATGTGTACATGTAAAGTAATATTTCACGAGGATTCTATGCTATAGGctgtaaaataaatgtagatCTGTAATAATGACGTAGATGATAACGTAAAGGCTGAAATTTGTTACGAATTAACGTTTTCTTACAAATGACTAGTCACGGTCAGCACATCATGCTTTTCAGTCATTAGTGTAAGTAATGTTATAGATCTGCTTTTCCTTATGTTGATATTAGTAAAGCTGTATTATTAGTACAGACAATACTCTCATATAATAATCATTCATTCATCTATAATCAATAAGTCTTCATTAAAACTACTTAGACTATTTCATTAGCCAACATGGCCATTCAATCTTGAGACTGCATATTCACAAACACAGATGGGAAAGTAACTTACATgcacaacacaaaaatatacacataggggcacacatacacacatacaaaatacAGACACTAAACTGTGCAAGGTGGGACCAGACAAGTCACAACATATGAAAGCAATGCAAAATGAGTAATGTTGATATTGTTCTTAGGAAGAGGGAAAAGGCTCttgcagctgagaggaagagataAGAATGTAAAAACCCACTTTGAGTCTGGCCATACCTGCCGTACATTCTGAAGTTTGGTCATCGATGATTCTCTGCATCTGAGTTTCCACTGTTTCATTCCAGGCAGGCCTGGATTCAAATACATCCTCTGTCTCACAAGACAAATGCTCTGTTGGCTCTACTCTACTGCCATCAGAACCTGAACTATGCGAAGCAGGAATGTCATATGTGAAGATAACAGAATCTGGGCTCTTGTGACTACCGCTACTTATATCATCGGTATCCAAAGAAAGCCTAACAGATGTTTCTATAGTCTTGGACAGTTGGCTGTCTTTCCTTGGAGAAGAGCATGTCGAGATCATATGAGGTAAAGCTTTTTCTTGCGTCATTACAGTAAGTTTGGAAGGGGAAAGGTCAGTTGTATTAGTGGGCTGACTACCGTCAGAATAACTCCTGCTGTCTTTAATAGAAGATTTATTTATGTCACTAGCCTCAGATCTAGTTCTACGGGCTAAGGTggaccttttttcttcttctccttgaaCTTGAGATATCTGTGTGTCTTTCTTGGCTTTTTTATAATGACCATCTCCCTTAACTGCCGTGGCTGGTTTTGTCAAAGGTGCAGGTGAGTCCTGATTATATCCTGGCATGCTAGGCTGACCAGATGAAAAAGCCATCTCTATGACTGAGCGCTGGTCTTCTTCCTcctcaacatcatcatcatcatcatcatcaggggAGGAGTCTGAGAAATCATGGCTCTGGTCTGAGTAGAATGAATGAGCGACTGTGGATATGTCTGATTGAAGATCGGCTATGGTAGAGTCTAGATAGCTTAGACCGAGACTTTCAAGGCTTTTATTGTCTAAAGCAGAGCTAGAGCTGGCACTTTCAACTTTAGTAAGTGGCTTCTCAAGTTGTGATTTTCCACTTGTAGCTATGATGACAGTTTCAGAATTGGGACTAGATGCTTTGTCACTGGTACCCTGAGTCAAATATGAATTTGGGGTTTCCTGATGGGTTACATCTGAGACATAATCACTCATCTGTAAAGTTAAAGACTTTGATTGAGAATGTTCAGTCTCTTCTGGGACAACTTCATCAACTGGATGTTCCCCAATATGAAAAAAGGCATGTGCTTCCCTTTCTTCATCAAAGCTTCTTGTCATGTCAATAGCTCCACCTCTGGTCATTTCAAATAGCTTTCCCTCTTGAAACTGAAATGGATCAGGGGTTTTTTCATCACTTGGTGTTTTATCTGGTGTTTTTCTGTCCTCTGAAATGCAAAGACCCTCACACTCTACAACAAATTCTTCTTCTTTAGTACACACTGTAGTCTGAGGTTGGCTGACTGAAGCTGAACCGATTGTAAATGGTGATCCAACTTCTTTGTCATCATTTAAATGATGTTCATCTGATCCAGAAAAAGGAATGTCAGTGACTACACCTCCAATAGTGTCTTTATCTTTGTGTGGCACAGAGTACTCACATTCTTGATCAGGTTCATCTGGAGTtgcagttaaacacagtgagCTGTCAACTGAGTGAGTACTTTTAGGATGTGACTGaatttcttctttcttattAAAAGCAATATTCGGTGCCTCCGTAAGTGTGTGAATGCTTTCTGTCACGTATTTCTCTGTTATTTTCTCTATTGTATCTTGTGGGACAGACTGTGAAACCGGGCCAGATTTAAGATCAACCTCACCATTTTCCTGACCATTTGTTTCTGATAGTACAATAGCATCAAAAGATTTTTCTCTCTGCAGTTTAGACTCCTGTTCCATCTCCTCAAATGTTTTGATCTTTGCAGCCATTTTAAACATCTCCTCTTCTGGTGTTAACTGTTTATTGGTGCCATCAACCGCCCTTTCTTCTGTGTCAAAACAGTCTTGCCGGACGAACATGTGAAGACTCTCACCATGAGCGACTCTCTTTGTGGATTCAGAATATTTGTCTTCTTTATTTTCACTGTGTATTTCAGTTGTCTCAAGATTGTTATCACGTTCAACATGCTCACATTCATCTGAGTAAATATTTTTGTCATAAGCAAAACATGCTCTGAGCTGGGAAGCATAATCTTCATATACAGCAGTCGTTGCTGGGATCTTCACTTCTGCATTGCTTGACTGAGTAGGACTTCCTTCAAGAGAGTCTGGACAAGGAGATTCTTTGGTAGGGCTTGGTTCAATTGAATCAGGGGATTTCTGTGACGATTTATCCTCCACAAGAGGGCTAGCTTCTAGTGAATCTCGATGACATGACTCATTAGCTGGGTCATCAAATACAACAGTGTTTAGATTTTCTAAATCAGCCGGTCGCTGTAGTGTGTTAAAACTACTTGGTACTTGAAAAAGATGTgttctgagaacagaatcagaGACAGCAACACTAACATCTTCATGTTCACTTTGATAGTCATGTGCATATGACTTCCCATCCACCATCCATTCCGTTGTTAAGGTTTTAATTTCTTCAGATGAAAAACTCTTTAGGCCTTCATCTTCTTTAGAACATGTGTGCCAACCACTTTCCAAAGGTTGTTTTTTAGTGATATCCAGGCTGTCAAAAATTGTATCTGCTGGGGACATCATTTTATGTTCAGGAGATAAGGCATGAGTTTCTTGTTTGAAATCCTTTATTGCTATAACTTGCTTGTAGCTCTCATGGACTAGTTCATCTTCTGGTTCATATTCCACTACTGCTGACTTTTCCTGAAGATGCTGATCTAAGTCATGACTAAGAAGTGATAGCATGCCAGACATATTTTTCCCAGTTGTAGATGGCTGGTGGTGCGCCTTTCTCTCTATGCAAATTTCTTGGAATGGAGTTTCCACCACTGAACTTGGTATTTCTCTGTCTCCCATTACTTCAGTCTGCAACTCTTCGTTTTCCTCTTCTGCTATTTTGACCTGTAAATCATTGCTTTTCACAGTAGTTTGTTCACATCTCTCATGGACTACAACCTCTTCTGGTTCAGATTGCACTACCACAGACTTTTCCTGAAGATGCTGATCTAAATCATGACTAAGAAGTGACAACATGCCagacatatttttttcagatgTAGATTGCTGGTGGTGCGCCTTTGTCTCTATGTAAACTTCTTGGAATGGAGTTTCCAAAGCTGATTCTCTGTCTCCAGTTACATCTGTCTGAAGCTCTTCATTTGACTCCCCTTCTATTTTGCCCTCCAAATTATCAGGTGTCAATATGACTTGCTGAAACCTCTCATGGACTAGCTCTTCCTGTGGCTTGCATTGTATTTTCACTGGCATTTTTGACAAATGTTGAACTAGGTCACTGCTAAGATGTGATACCATGCCTGACATATTCTTCTCACTTGTAGACTTTGGATGTTCTAAATTTCTCTCAATGCATGTTTCTTCAAATTGAGTCTCAGATATAGAACATGGTGTTAATTCTTTTACTTCAGCCACATCAATCTGTGTCTGGTCATGCATCTGTGCACCTATCTCATCCTCCATATCAGCACTCGAagactgatgtattttggtgtgAATAACTTGCTGAAAATTCTCCTGAACAACAACTTCCTCTGTATGCTCACTTTTCACTGGCTTGTCCTTGAGGTACTGATCCAAGTCACTGTTCAGCAGGGATAGCATGCCCGACATCTCCTTTGGTTTTGTAGATGGATCATATGACTGTTGATATTGTACCATTTTTTCAAGGCAAACTTCCTGTAATGGAGTCTCACTTGCCAAAGTTGGCATGAGTTCTTGCTCTCTAATTACATCAGTGTGCAGGTTTTCATTTGCCTCACCATCTATTTCGTCCTGTAAATCACTACTTGACAATATAATTTGTTCACATCTCTCGTGGACTAGATGTTCTTCTGGTTCAGATTGCACTGGCACAGACTTTTCCTGAAGATGTTGATCTAAGTCATGACTAAGAAGTGACAACATGCCAGATGTATTTTTCTCAGATGTAGATGGCTGGTGGTGCGCCTTTCTCTCTATGTAAATTTCTTGGAATGAAGTTTCCAAAGCTGATTCTCTGTCTCCAATTACATCTTTTTGAAGCTCTTCATTTGACTCTCCCTCTATTTTGCCCTCCAAATTATCAGGTGTCAATATGACTTGCTGAAACCTCTCATGGACTAGCTCTTCCTGTGGCTTGCATTGTATTTTCACTGGCATTTTTGACGAATGTTGAACTAGGTCACTGCTAAGATGTGATACCATGCCTGACATATTCTTCTCACTTGTAGACTTTGGATGTTCTAAATTTCTCTCAATGCATGTTTCTTCAAATTGAGTCTCAGATATAGAACATGGTGTTAATTCTTTTACTTCAGCCACATCAATCTGTGTCTGGTCATGTATCTGTGCACCTATCTCATCCTCCATATCAGCACTCGAAGACTGATGCATTTTGGTGTGAATAACTTGCTGAAAATTCTCCTGAACAACAACTTCCTCTGTATGCTCACTTTTCACTGGCTTGTCCTTGAGGTACTGATCCAGGTCACTGTTCAGCAGGGATAGCATGCCCGACATCTCCTTTGGTTTTGTAGATGGATCATATGACTGTTGATATTGTACCTTTTTTTCAAGGCAAACTTCCTGTAATGGAGTCTCACTTGCCAAAGTTGGCATGAGTTCTTGCTCTCTAATTACATCAGTGTGCAGGTTTTCATTTGCCTCACCATCTATTTTGTCCTGTAAATCACTACTTGACAATATAATTTGTTCACATCTCTCGTGGACTAGATGTTCTTCTGGTTCAGGTTGCACTGCCACAGACTTTTCCTGAAGATGTTGATCTAAGTCATGACTAAGAAGTGACAACATGCCAGACGTATTTTTCTCAGATGTAGATGGCTGGTGGTGTGCCTTTCTCTCTATGTAAACTTCTTGGAATGAAGTTTCCAAAGCTGATTCTCTGTCTCCAATTACATCTTTTTGAAGCTCTTCATTTGACTCTCCCTCTATTTTGCCCTCCAAATTATCAGGTGTCAATATGACTTGCTGAAACCTCTCATGGACTAGCTCTTCCTGTGGCTTGCATTGTATTTTCACTGGCATTTTTGACAAATGTTGAACTAGGTCACTGCTAAGATGTGATACCATGCCTGACATATTCTTCTCACTTGTAGACTTTGGTTGTTCTAAATTTCTCTCAATGCATGTTTCTTCAAATTGAGTCTCAGATATAGAACATGGTGTTAGTTCTTTTACTTCAGCCACATCAATCTGTGTCTGGTCATGCATCTGTGCACCTATCTCATCCTCCATATCAGCACTCGAagactgatgtattttggtgtgAATAACTTGCTGAAAATTCTCCTGAACAACAACTTCCTCTGTATGCTCACTTTTCACTGGCTTGTCCTTGAGGTACTGATCCAGGTCACTGTTCAGCAGGGATAGCATGCCCGACAGCTCCTTTGGTTTTGTAGATGGATCATATGACTGTTGATACTGTACCATTTTTTCAAGGCAAACTTCCTGGAATGGAGTCTCACTTGTCAAAGTTGGCATGAGTTCTTGCTCTGTAATGACATCAGTGTGCAGGTTTTCATTTGCCTCACCATCTATTTCGTCCTGTAAATCATTACTTGACAATATAATTTGTTCACATCTCTCATGGACTAGATGTTCTTCTGGTTCAGATTGCACTGGCACAGACTTTTCCTGAAGATGTTGATCTAAGTCATGACTAAGAAGTGACAACATACCAGACGTATTTTTCTCAGATGAGGATGGCTGGTGCTGTGCCTTTCTCTCTATGTAAATTTCATGGAATGACGTTTCCACCATTGAACTTGGTGTTAGTTCTCTGTCTCCACTTACATCAGTCTGAAGGTCTTCACTTGGTTCTCCCCTTATCATGTCTATTGAAGTATCACTTGTCAATATGACTTGTTGGAACCTCTCATTGACTAGCTCTTCCTGTGGTTGGGATTGTATTGTCACTGACTTTTCGTTGAGATGTTGAACTAGGTCACTGCTAAGATGTGATACCATGCCTGACATATTCTTCTCACTTGTAGACTTTGGTTGTTCTAAATTTCTCTCAATGCAAGTTTGTCGAAATTGAGTCTCTGA contains:
- the ank2a gene encoding ankyrin-2 isoform X1: MEDEIGAQMHDQTQIDVAEVKELTPCSISETQFEETCIERNLEQPKSTSEKNMSGMVSHLSSDLVQHLSKMPVKIQCKPQEELVHERFQQVILTPDNLEGKIEGESNEELQKDVIGDRESALETSFQEVYIERKAHHQPSTSEKNTSGMLSLLSHDLDQHLQEKSVAVQPEPEEHLVHERCEQIILSSSDLQDKIDGEANENLHTDVIREQELMPTLASETPLQEVCLEKKVQYQQSYDPSTKPKEMSGMLSLLNSDLDQYLKDKPVKSEHTEEVVVQENFQQVIHTKMHQSSSADMEDEIGAQIHDQTQIDVAEVKELTPCSISETQFEETCIERNLEHPKSTSEKNMSGMVSHLSSDLVQHSSKMPVKIQCKPQEELVHERFQQVILTPDNLEGKIEGESNEELQKDVIGDRESALETSFQEIYIERKAHHQPSTSEKNTSGMLSLLSHDLDQHLQEKSVPVQSEPEEHLVHERCEQIILSSSDLQDEIDGEANENLHTDVIREQELMPTLASETPLQEVCLEKMVQYQQSYDPSTKPKEMSGMLSLLNSDLDQYLKDKPVKSEHTEEVVVQENFQQVIHTKIHQSSSADMEDEIGAQMHDQTQIDVAEVKELTPCSISETQFEETCIERNLEHPKSTSEKNMSGMVSHLSSDLVQHLSKMPVKIQCKPQEELVHERFQQVILTPDNLEGKIEGESNEELQTDVTGDRESALETPFQEVYIETKAHHQQSTSEKNMSGMLSLLSHDLDQHLQEKSVVVQSEPEEVVVHERCEQTTVKSNDLQVKIAEEENEELQTEVMGDREIPSSVVETPFQEICIERKAHHQPSTTGKNMSGMLSLLSHDLDQHLQEKSAVVEYEPEDELVHESYKQVIAIKDFKQETHALSPEHKMMSPADTIFDSLDITKKQPLESGWHTCSKEDEGLKSFSSEEIKTLTTEWMVDGKSYAHDYQSEHEDVSVAVSDSVLRTHLFQVPSSFNTLQRPADLENLNTVVFDDPANESCHRDSLEASPLVEDKSSQKSPDSIEPSPTKESPCPDSLEGSPTQSSNAEVKIPATTAVYEDYASQLRACFAYDKNIYSDECEHVERDNNLETTEIHSENKEDKYSESTKRVAHGESLHMFVRQDCFDTEERAVDGTNKQLTPEEEMFKMAAKIKTFEEMEQESKLQREKSFDAIVLSETNGQENGEVDLKSGPVSQSVPQDTIEKITEKYVTESIHTLTEAPNIAFNKKEEIQSHPKSTHSVDSSLCLTATPDEPDQECEYSVPHKDKDTIGGVVTDIPFSGSDEHHLNDDKEVGSPFTIGSASVSQPQTTVCTKEEEFVVECEGLCISEDRKTPDKTPSDEKTPDPFQFQEGKLFEMTRGGAIDMTRSFDEEREAHAFFHIGEHPVDEVVPEETEHSQSKSLTLQMSDYVSDVTHQETPNSYLTQGTSDKASSPNSETVIIATSGKSQLEKPLTKVESASSSSALDNKSLESLGLSYLDSTIADLQSDISTVAHSFYSDQSHDFSDSSPDDDDDDDVEEEEDQRSVIEMAFSSGQPSMPGYNQDSPAPLTKPATAVKGDGHYKKAKKDTQISQVQGEEEKRSTLARRTRSEASDINKSSIKDSRSYSDGSQPTNTTDLSPSKLTVMTQEKALPHMISTCSSPRKDSQLSKTIETSVRLSLDTDDISSGSHKSPDSVIFTYDIPASHSSGSDGSRVEPTEHLSCETEDVFESRPAWNETVETQMQRIIDDQTSECTAVDWQEDADRKEETLAIISDLLGFSWTELARELEFSEDDIQLVRTENPNSLQEQSHALLQRWVEREGKHATEDCLIKRLTKINRMDIVHLIETQMNKSVQEQTSRTYAEIEKTLDHSEVSVALSSVQEDADSPRVVRKVESDRRPPPAVSEEDLSVASLLDIPSWAEPVGQIHSESMHGDLLEELEIPHELNPNLWTSEDVITRESSQDNLDEQADEMPDLPAQSVSEERYKDENGHIVVKKVTRKIIRKCVSADGAEHEEMTLEGAPQGFVPAAEGDGYSKVVKRTVVKSEGDHTEVTFTEREHSSSLRQETAYERKISHTERTTVVEGERTVTHHGDQSLTSDLPTAQDDFKEAFGYLSGFSGTELPHVVERETIKEDGTVVRRAHLRKGCTLIQTVVEGAGQHKQVIQEKVDHPRKGSKTRDLQQHLHQLFHRYYEEEKNNDDEEGRVND